In the Leishmania infantum JPCM5 genome chromosome 8 genome, TCCCCTGCTGAATGCCGAaccgcttctggtggtgacagggccaagcacctacgacgtggggaggtgAGCGCGGCTTACTGccactgatgtcggcggcggggtcctgggtggcgctgcctcggagcgacctgcggctGTGAGTAGGTCTTTATCACCCATATGGTGGGCAGGGCGTCCACGTGACCCGCGCGTATCCGACCGGGCCCTCACACGGCGcactggtgtgtgtgggtgtgggggcCGAGCCCCCCGAGGGGCGGGAACGCACCAGGCGATGGGGCGTGTGGCCGGCCGGTGGgcagagcggcgccggcctcgTGCACCCTGGCGGAGAATGGCCGCGCGGAAAATAGAAACGCTTGCCAATGCCGACTGTTGATTGGCCATGTGCGCAGCGTCTTGTGTGTGGCCGTGCCAGaggagtggcagcggcgcgtgtgcttgtgggtGGGCGTACAAATTCGTGCGGCTGAAGTCTTTATTTCGACACGTGGTGAAAGCGATACAGATTTACCCcctgccctctcctcctctgttaTCATGAGAGTGAGTGAGTGCAGCacagagggaaggagaaacaagagagcgaggggcgcagcgacagcagcgaccgTAGCGCAGAGCGAAGGCTACAGAGCTGTGCCAAcgcaagaggagggggtggggtgggggagggcgcaTACAACGTTCGCcccgctcttcctctgcttccTTTCTACGCGTGTTCTCCTCAGAAGCACACCAAGCGCGGAACCCGCGAATGGAAGGCCGATtgcggtgcgcgtgcaccaCCCTCGTTTACCTTCCCACGCAAGCACGGACGCATACGCACGACGCAGACGCatgaagggaggggaggggggcgcacGTAGCGCTGCTGTTTCACCCACTGACCCATTACTCACCCGGGGAAGGTGTAAAAGCGGTCGTCCGCTGCATCCTCTCCCCTTGTGTGCttcttattttttttttcgatgcGCAAAGGCCATTTCTTGGGTGTCACttcgtctctcgctctgccctcctcccttgcATGTCACAAACCCCTACGCACATTCGCCACATGCAGAGTTTCGGCCCGTCTCCTGTCTCCTCCCAATACGTACTGACACACGCACCCTCACACACCTACTTGCTCCTCTTGGACGCTTCGCTTTCTCCTCTAATACGGCTGGGCATTTGAGCTACTGCCTTTTTTTTACTCTGTAGTGAAGAGGCAgccggcgtgcgtgtgtgtgtgtctgcctgcGGGTGTCGCCACGTGCAGCGTCTACACGCGTGTGAGATGCAGCCCCCCTCGCTTcttgcgcagcaccaccacatcGCCGCATATTTATTTCTCTTTGTGCAGGTGCGAGACTCACCCTCGCGTGCGCCGACGCACTTGCAACCGcccatccacacacacgcaaacagGCGCACAGGTCGGTTGTGCGGTGCatccgcccccccctccccccgttGATCGGGGCCTCTACTTACGGAGCGAGACATAACGGAGAGGGCCGCTTAACGTGCGCTTTTGTGTCTTCTACCCCTctctgcgtgcatgtgtttCTGAGCGTGTGCCCACACCACGCCCTCCCTTCCatttccctcctcccccttcccgtCATCCGTCCATATTTCTTCATCTCCTTTATTGCatattgtgtgtgtgtggcttctctcttttctgttttctctctctgttcccCCACCGCCATACTCATCTGCTCTTGTTcctcgtctccctccctcgctgctcTCGCTTCCCCCCATATTTTGTGTCTCGCGCTTCTTCGCTTGGGCTGCATCTACATGCACACATAGACATATCTATGTATCTATATGCGCACCTCTCTATACgtatatctatatatatatgtatgcatgcatgcgccTGCATGTATGacttcgttttcttttcgctgCTCGCAtgtgctgtgcgtgtgtgtgcgctcttcgctgcccctccttccctctccgcgTCTCTTTCTTTGTTTAGGCTCGATACGCTTACGTTTGACGCCTCTGctgatctctctctctacgtCCCCGCATTATCCTCACTCTCGCCCTCACGCGTCAACTGCGTTGCGCGGGGGCGTCTATCTGCACGTGTGCCAgacccctccctcacccacACACGGACGCCGAGGCAGCGGGAGAGCGGAAAGTGAAGCGCCCCCGCCGCGTGCCCACCCCTTAGCGGCTTGACTgcagaggaaggagagcacaccggcacacgcacacaagtaCACATCAGCGCCGCTCTGTTCCCCCCCCCGATTTTgttccttttcgtttctgtCGGTCATCTGCGTCTCCGCTTTTTTGGTCGGCATGCGAgacgcggcagcaacggAACGCGAGCGGCTGCCGACTCCGGCGGACGGCGACGTGGACAGTCTGTACGAGGATGGCACTgaggcggagacggcgaAGCAGAGGAGCACCGTCAGCACCACAACGTTGTTTCTGGCCCTTCCGTGGCTCGGCTGCACACTGTTCCTGGTCGCCGTTCTCCTCTACGTGAACGTCCACACCTTCTCCATATGGAGCAGATTGGTGTCGATGCCGGGCGGCGTCGTTGCAGACGTCTCTGTGCAACACCGCGACATGGCCCGCTACACTGTCCTGTTCGTGAGCCTTGCCCTCCTGGCAGTGCACTTGGCCATCTCGTTCTGTCTCTTCCGCCGCGCCTATCACGTCTTGTGGGACGTGCAGATGTCCCTCGTGGAGCTGTCCTTCATGGTGGACGTGATCCGGACGCACCAGCACAGtacctttttctttgtggaCTGTGTggagcgtgcgcagcgcgtacGGGAATCGATGCGGTACTGGGTGAAGGAGTTTTCTGGTTTCAAGGAGATTTGCGCTGCGGAGATGGCCGTGAACCAAGTGACACTGCGGCTGATGACCCGCCCCAGGGAGAGCGCACAGCGACTGGAGTCGCCCGGCGACACGCAGTTGCCGTGCACCGGCTCGGGGACGTCCTCGCCGGTGCAGCTGGCTCGCGGTGGCCGTTTGCCGCCCGacaccaccgcggcagcctTCCGGCTTCCTCAGGATGCGGCATGGTCGCCACATGTGCAATCGGTGCGCACGGACAGCGCCCATGCCGATCCTGGCCCTGGCCGGCAGCTGGCCGGCCACCACAGCGGCTCTCGCCGCTCCCTGTCGTTTACGACGGAGATCGGCATCGCGCAGGTGCCTTTCGAGGTAACGCTCAAGCGGCGCCACGTggcgcttcttctcctcaGCTTTCTCACCTATCGGGAGCTCGTGcgtgcggaggcggaggaggcacgGCAGATCTCCCGCGacttcatcgccgccgtcaacATGTGCGCTCAGAGGTACAAGGGGTGCATCGTCGAGCTGTACAGTGACCGCGCCATCCTGTCATGGAACGCCTTCTTCGAGTCTGCCGGCAACTACGCCCAGACATGCGCACAGTGCGGGGAGTGCTTCCATGATAGGTTTGTGCGCAGATTCTCCCCCGAGAGCGGCGCGTACTTCAGCACTGCCGGCTACACGGGTCACATTGTGTGCGGCACCACGACGGAGAAGTCGCTCCTGCTTCATGGTCAGCACGTCTCGATGCTGCGCGGGCTCCCGACGCTGCTCGAGATGCGGTACTGCGCATATGTGTGGCTCGGcaccccaccaccggcgTGCACGAGTTCGCCGTTGTCGTGGACGCGGATTGGTGCCGTGCAGGCCGGAGCCGACTTCTCTGTTGATCTACATGCCATGCGGCGCACATcggcggagccgctgccggccgCCATGGTGTGGCACATGCCCCAGTGGACGACATTCGGTGACGAGCGCGCCGTTCGCGCAGAGGTGCTGACAAatgacggcgccgcgcggctgcagcaggacGGGGACACCGCGCCAGTGACGCCCGcgagcaccgctgcttccgctgctgccaccggcgTCGCTACTGCCTTCCCCAGCTCTCCATTCCTTTCGTCCCCGCTGTGCCTCCGCGGTGTTGGCACGCCGTACGAGACGTTCTACGATCGAAGCCACAATCGCTACCAGCTGTCCAACACAGTGCTTGGGGAGTCCAAGTCGTGCGTCGTGCGCCTCGCCATCTCGGAGACCGGCAACTTTGTGGCCGTGAAAGAGATCAAGATAGAACGCGGAGACGTCAAGCCCattcgccggcgccgctatCAGCGCGAGAATCGGATTATCGTGACACGAGGCGAGAAGCCGCAGTGGATGAATGAGGTGGAGATTATGGAGCGGCATCGGCACACGTGTATCGTTGCCTACATCTCCTtcgtggaggcggaggacaaGCTGCGTATTGTCATGGAGtacgtcggcggcggcaacttGCTGAAATTtgcctcctcgtcgcgcggcgcggaaggggaggggccgccaatggcggtgctgctgcgcaacgtTGTAGAGGGGCTTAAGTTCCTGCATCAGAAGGGCATCGTGCACGGTGACATCAAGCCGCAGAATGTGCTGGTGCCAGACTCCGGGCCGTGCAAGATCGCCGACTTTGGCATCTCTCGCAGGGCCACCACTGCCGTCACCAGCGCGATCGAAGGAACGCCGTTCTACATGTCTCCCGAGGCGACGCGCGGGGAGGTCACAGCGGCGTGCGATATTTGGAGCTTTGGCATCATGATGGCGCAGGTGCTCACGGGCCGCTTGCCGTACGACGCATCCGTGCGCGACTACTACTTGGTAAGCCAGTTCATGTGCAACAAGGACGTGAAGCGAGAGTTGCACACGCCGCTGAAGAAACCCGCCCTCGACGTCTTCCTCGCGTGCACAGAGTACGACCCAGGGAAGCGCAAAACGGCCAAGGACCTACTGAAGATGCCGTACTTCACCGCCCACgctgcgagcagcaccgaagATGCGTAGGGCGAGGAGGAAATCGGGCAACGTACCTGCCCCTGCCCCCGATCCGTGTACTCTTCGCCATTctatgtgtctgtgcgtttgtgtgtgtggcgtgggtgggagcgtgtgtgcgaggggATACCCCTCTCCGCTGTGTCTCTTCTTGCGCCTTCCGTCCCCTCGCACGCAAGCTGGACATCGGCGTTAGAAGAAGAGGTGCTGGGATGGGCGGAAAGGTGCCGTGATGCTGTCGTCACCatcggagggagagggagggggatcgtagcagctgctgaacgcgacgccgcaccgcctctctcctccctcccttccttgGATGCACCTTGTCCCGGGTGCAGCGACACCACTGTGATGGCGAATTCGCGCCGGCTGCCGGGGCTTCGGGTGCGCCTATCCCCacgccgacagcgctgcATCTGACACTGCTGTCCACAACCGACGACTGTAGCGCCTGTGCGCCATGGTGCGTCTTTGCTACACTCTCCGCGGAGCACACTCgagcgcgcttgtgtgtgtgcgtgtgccgctcaTTCCTCCCCACGGGCGCTCCATCAAacacccctccccgcctcccctccctccccctctccgtgGCGGCAAGAAGAGAAGATGCCGACAGCAGATGCTTCATTTTGCGCCTTTCTGTCTTTTCATATTCGCGTGGCTTCGCCGCACCCCCGCCGGACCTGCACGGCCGCGCGGGTCTGCCGCAGTGCGCGCGCCCACCGCCTGTGTTGCTGtctgtgcccccccccccccccccgcgtcgtcgccacctCCCTGCTTGCGAGATTTCGCTTCCGCGTGGCTGCAGGggagacacgcgcgcaccgcggcacgGAGCGGGGGCTCGAGCAACGGCACGAGCGTGCGAAGGGAGCaagctgcacacacacacacacacacacacaccacaaaTTACCAAGCGCGTTATCTGTCGTCACCGCTACACGCACCGCGTCGCGCGGGCGGAGGCCGAATcctgcgtgcgcacctccCAAAGGCTGCCTCCTGACCCCCTGCCTCCCTGtctctccgccctctcccctcttccctcttccatCTGCACTCGCTctgcactttttttttcttcttcccttgcgcgcgcgtgacgcCGCGCTCTTCACCTGCGCGCCCCGCACCGACTTGGGCCCTCTCGTGCCACAACGGACGCGGACAGCTTCCTTCCACGCATTTCGTGCCTCCACACCGTTCTCCACCCTCAGTACAGACttgcacatacgcacacatcaCCATGCGCGAGATCGTTTCCTGCCAGGCCGGCCAGTGCGGTAACCAGATCGGCTCTAAGTTTTGGGAGGTGATTTCCGACGAACATGGTGTCGATCCGACTGGTACCTACCAGGGCGACTCGGATCTGCAGCTCGAGCGCATCAACGTCTACTTCGATGAGTCGACTGGAGGCCGCTACGTGCCGCGCGCCGTGCTGATGGACCTCGAGCCCGGCACTATGGACTCCGTTCGCGCCGGCCCGTACGGCCAGCTGTTCCGCCCGGACAACTTCATCTTTGGTCAGTCCGGCGCTGGCAACAACTGGGCCAAGGGCCACTACACCGAGGGCGCGGAGCTGATCGACTCCGTGCTTGATGTGTGccgcaaggaggcggagagctgCGACTGCCTGCAGGGCTTCCAGCTGTCTCACtccctcggcggcggcacgggcTCCGGCATGGGCACGCTGCTCATTTccaagctgcgcgaggagtaCCCGGACCGGATCATGATGACCTTCTCCGTCATCCCGTCCCCCCGCGTGTCGGATACCGTTGTGGAGCCGTACAACACGACCCTCTCTGTGCACCAGCTCGTGGAGAACTCCGACGAGTCCATGTGCATcgacaacgaggcgctgtACGATATTTGCTTCCGCACACTGAAgctgacgacgccgacgttCGGTGACCTGAaccacctcgtcgccgctgtgaTGTCTGGCGTGACCTGCTGCCTGCGCTTCCCTGGCCAGCTGAACTCTGACCTGCGCAAGCTTGCCGTGAACCTCGTGCCGTTCCCGCGCCTGCACTTCTTCATGATGGGCTTCGCGCCGCTGACGAGCCGCGGGTCGCAGCAGTACCGCGGCCTGTCCGTCGCGGAGCTGACGCAGCAGATGTTCGACGCCAAGAACATGATGCAGGCCGCCGACCCGCGCCACGGCCGCTACCTCACCGCGTCCGCGCTGTTCCGCGGCCGCATGTCGACCAAGGAGGTGGACGAGCAGATGCTGAACGTGCAGAACAAGAACTCCAGCTACTTCATTGAGTGGATCCCGAACAACATCAAGTCCTCCATCTGCGATATCCCGCCCAAGGGTCTCAAGATGTCCGTCACCTTCATCGGCAACAACACCTGCATCCAGGAGATGTTCCGCCGCGTTGGTGAGCAGTTCACGGGTATGTTCCGCCGCAAGGCCTTCCTCCACTGGTACACCGGTGAGGGCATGGACGAGATGGAGTTCACGGAGGCCGAGTCCAACATGAACGACCTCGTCTCTGAGTACCAGCAGTACCAGGACGCcaccgtcgaggaggagggcgagtacgacgaggaggaggaggcctACTAGACAGTGTGTGGGTGAGGTGCGCGAaggtgtgtctgtctgtgggGGAGCTCGcgcggtgtgtgcgttggcGGCTCAGCGGCCCCCCTCGCGTCCCTGACGCCGGCCCGcctgtccccctcccccccccccacacacacataaaagGACGTACCGCGCGCGCGGCttttgtgtgcatgtatgctATCGCTGGttgcgtgtgctgcgcctctgtttcttcttttctttttctttcctttaTCTTTCTCCCGTGTACCGCAGTTGATGGATCCGGCGCCCTGTTGCAACTTGggccgctggcggtgctggtgcgaGGCAGCAGGCCAGCACGCCGCGCGCGTGGCTGCGCTCTGCCTGCCACTCTGCACTGGTGCCTTTCGTGTCCCACGAATGCCTCTCTGGCCTcctcgttgctgctgtcgttgctgttgttgggGGGGATGGTGCGGTGCCGCAGTGccccgctgcagcgacactctgttgcgcgcgcgctctcgtcttctccctcctccgcctcccttgTGACCTCCTCGCACCACTTGCTCCACACCTGTTCGCCGAAGAGTGGAGCCACGGGGCGAGCCTGGAGAGGCgggggatggagggaggcgggCGTCACGTGGGGCGTGTCGGAGCGAGTGAGCATCCCCTTCGGCACAACACGCCGGCGCCTTTCTATTCTTTTCTGCCATGCCAAATTTGTTCTCGACGTCTCTTGGTGAAGCAAAATCCGAGTTGAGCGCCCCACTGCAGGGGcagccagcaccgccgccgtggcgcgcTGGAACGCCTCGCatgctgcacgcgcgcgaggGTGCAGTGCAGCGTGGCGGACGCTGGAGATATGGCTCTGCGCCGCACGGGGCAGCACGCGAGGCAGGGAAGTCGTGCTGCGCCCCGACATCGAGCCGGGGTGCCGTGGCACGCACTCGCGCTTTTTCGACGGCCCTCGATCGCGGCACCACCCTCGTTTCACTTTGTCTTGTGGTTTGTCTCGCCTTCCTgctttgccccccccccccgcttcttccgccggcacgcgcggCGAGGGCAGGCGTCTCTGCACGAGGGACCAAGGGAGGCCGTGACTTCACcacgcctgcgccgctccgcctctgcgccccctcccctcttcacCCATtctggctgctgcttctcctgctccCCTCTTGCTCTCTATCGCCCTTCTTCCGTGTTGGCACGAGCCCCCCTCGGCGACAGGCCTCACGCCGCACTGCCTCGTGCGCTGTCAGCGCGTGCCCCGCGCCGACCCTCATGCTCAGTCAGACGAGCAGAAACGCCATgctgcgcacacatgcacacaagcatgTGGCACACCCATACGCAATCACATGCCGCAGTATTTTCACGCCTATGCATGATGTGGTGCCTGCGGTGACGCGCGCGTGAGgcaacgcagcggcgcgctaCGGGCCTTGAAAGCGGCCTCGGCGAGAATAGCGACCATGCGCCGTTGTTGCAGCCATCAGCGCAGCTGGTCGTTGCCGCCACGAACGCCGTCGCACCATCTGCGCATCTCACGGCGCCTTCACCGAgcagcgtgtgtgtacgtgttttggtgcgcgccggcgcttTCATCGAGCCACCAGCGAGCCGACAGCGACTCGCCCTCCTGCttgcacatacacacacgcatgcacgcacgaatgcacacgcagacgtgcgcacgtgcgctaTCGCGCATGACACTCTCCGTGCCACGAACTCGACTGCACATTCTCTCAGACTGAGCGACGGAGAAACGGAGCACACCACGAGCGCGCGTCTCCGCGCGAGACCACCCACCTGTGCCCCTGTGAATTTGCACTGCGCTTGACGTTCAGAGATGGAGGTGCTGGGTGGCGAGCTGTCCGTGTGAAgcgagtgtgcgtgcatgtgtttgCGGGACATGACgccgcgccactgccgcgtcTTTTTCTTGCCTGCTGTGAGGAGCGGCCGCGGCCCTTggcgccccccctccccctgcgtctccgccggcggcggccatctGTGTCACACCCCATCTCCcccgctttctctccccctgtCTCTCCTGGTCTCGAAACAACCCCGACATTCGGAAATATGCTTGCACGGCGTTGCGCTcgtgccacacacacacacgcacacacacacaccggccAGTAACCTTCCCccaacccccctcccccacacaaAGCATACCCTTTCTTTTCGCCTTTCGCCACTCTGCCATCATGCGTGAGATCGTTTCCTGCCAGGCCGGCCAGTGCGGCAACCAGATCGGCTCTAAGTTTTGGGAGGTCATTGCCGACGAACATGGTGTCGATCCGACGGGCTCCTACCAGGGCGACTCGGATctgcagctggagcgcatcAACGTCTACTTCGATGAGTCGGCGGGAGGCCGCTACGTGCCGCGCGCCGTGCTGATGGACCTCGAGCCCGGCACTATGGACTCCGTTCGCGCCGGCCCGTACGGCCAGCTGTTCCGCCCGGACAACTTCATCTTTGGTCAGTCCGGCGCTGGCAACAACTGGGCCAAGGGCCACTACACCGAGGGCGCGGAGCTGATCGACTCCGTGCTTGATGTGTGccgcaaggaggcggagagctgCGACTGCCTGCAGGGCTTCCAGCTGTCTCACtccctcggcggcggcacgggcTCCGGCATGGGCACGCTGCTCATTTccaagctgcgcgaggagtaCCCGGACCGGATCATGATGACCTTCTCCGTCATCCCGTCCCCCCGCGTGTCGGATACCGTTGTGGAGCCGTACAACACGACCCTCTCTGTGCACCAGCTCGTGGAGAACTCCGACGAGTCCATGTGCATcgacaacgaggcgctgtACGATATTTGCTTCCGCACGCTGAAgctgacgacgccgacgttCGGTGACCTGAaccacctcgtcgccgctgtgaTGTCTGGCGTGACCTGCTGCCTGCGCTTCCCTGGCCAGCTGAACTCTGACCTGCGCAAGCTTGCCGTGAACCTCGTGCCGTTCCCGCGCCTGCACTTCTTCATGATGGGCTTCGCGCCGCTGACGAGCCGCGGGTCGCAGCAGTACCGCGGCCTGTCCGTCGCGGAGCTGACGCAGCAGATGTTCGACGCCAAGAACATGATGCAGGCCGCCGACCCGCGCCACGGCCGCTACCTCACCGCGTCCGCGCTGTTCCGCGGCCGCATGTCGACCAAGGAGGTGGACGAGCAGATGCTGAACGTGCAGAACAAGAACTCCAGCTACTTCATTGAGTGGATCCCGAACAACATCAAGTCCTCCATCTGCGATATCCCGCCCAAGGGTCTCAAGATGTCCGTCACCTTCATCGGCAACAACACCTGCATCCAGGAGATGTTCCGCCGCGTTGGTGAGCAGTTCACGGGTATGTTCCGCCGCAAGGCCTTCCTCCACTGGTACACCGGTGAGGGCATGGACGAGATGGAGTTCACGGAGGCCGAGTCCAACATGAACGACCTCGTCTCCGAGTACCAGCAGTACCAGGACGCcaccgtcgaggaggagggcgagtacgacgaggagcaggaggcctACTAGACTGTGAGTGAGAAAggtgcgtgagtgcgtgcctgcgtgtgcgcgagggcggcaATGTGTGACTGTTTTCTCTTGTTTTTCGGTGATCTATGTCTCCTTTTTTCTGTTGACGTGTTTTCCCTTGTCGTTGATATCTGTTTTTCTGCTCGGCGCGAACATTGTGGTCATCTCCCTGTCGGCGCCGCTTTCTGTGACGGGGCTTCTGAAACGGAAGGCGGATTGATGGAGAGTCGGTGCGCAAAGCTGGTGCGAGAGTAGTACAGTGAACGAACGTGTAGTCAACCACATACACCGGACTATAAGCATATAGAAGaacaaagagaaaagggTGACCCCTAGAAACGCACAAGTCGATCTCTGTCatctttcccctcccccccttcACCCTGTCTGGGCCTTTGATGCGCTTTGGTCTGGGCTGGTGGGGTGGCGAAATCGATGGCAGGCGAAACAACGAAGACAAACGCAAAGCTTCCTTCTGCCTAGACAAAAAGGAAGAGtggagaaaggaaaaagcgCAGCCGACAGATGTGGGCGCAAAGTGATCCGTTTCACGCGGTTCTTGTCGCTGATTtcttctcctttctttcttcttttcctcgcACTGATTTTTGTCCTTTCTATGTCTTCAAAGAACGCTGTACTCCTTGAAtggagagacggagagagtgtgtctctgtgcttGGGTGGACACGCCCGCCACACATCCTctcgcgctccttctcctcttcaagactcctctttttttcgtttggccaaattttcctttttcgtcttcttccttcccccttttttcctaTTTTGATACCCAAGGATCGCGTCGTGCGAGCTCTACCGCAGTCATAGTTCGCATTTCTCTGTGAGCCTTCATGTCTGCCTCTGTAGGTGCTTGTGCGTTGCCGTTCCTGTCTGTACGCGCGTGAGTGTGCGGGTGCCCCCTCGTTTCCCTGGACGCCATTCATCCCTCAAAGGTCAAAGAAAACGGGAGCTCCTTCACTTCCACGTTTGGCGTCACAGCAAGCCAAAAAAGACCAATCCAGCCGCAtctccttcttttcctcacttcatctccctccccctttcgcTGACGCACGTTTGTGTGTTCAGCGCCGCACAGGTGAGGGAATATAAAGGTGATTCCATGGATGGAGTCAGCGAGAGAAAAGATAACGTGGAGAACGGTGGAAAGCAGCCAGAAAAACAGGAAGACCG is a window encoding:
- a CDS encoding beta tubulin, yielding MREIVSCQAGQCGNQIGSKFWEVIADEHGVDPTGSYQGDSDLQLERINVYFDESAGGRYVPRAVLMDLEPGTMDSVRAGPYGQLFRPDNFIFGQSGAGNNWAKGHYTEGAELIDSVLDVCRKEAESCDCLQGFQLSHSLGGGTGSGMGTLLISKLREEYPDRIMMTFSVIPSPRVSDTVVEPYNTTLSVHQLVENSDESMCIDNEALYDICFRTLKLTTPTFGDLNHLVAAVMSGVTCCLRFPGQLNSDLRKLAVNLVPFPRLHFFMMGFAPLTSRGSQQYRGLSVAELTQQMFDAKNMMQAADPRHGRYLTASALFRGRMSTKEVDEQMLNVQNKNSSYFIEWIPNNIKSSICDIPPKGLKMSVTFIGNNTCIQEMFRRVGEQFTGMFRRKAFLHWYTGEGMDEMEFTEAESNMNDLVSEYQQYQDATVEEEGEYDEEQEAY
- a CDS encoding beta tubulin gives rise to the protein MREIVSCQAGQCGNQIGSKFWEVISDEHGVDPTGTYQGDSDLQLERINVYFDESTGGRYVPRAVLMDLEPGTMDSVRAGPYGQLFRPDNFIFGQSGAGNNWAKGHYTEGAELIDSVLDVCRKEAESCDCLQGFQLSHSLGGGTGSGMGTLLISKLREEYPDRIMMTFSVIPSPRVSDTVVEPYNTTLSVHQLVENSDESMCIDNEALYDICFRTLKLTTPTFGDLNHLVAAVMSGVTCCLRFPGQLNSDLRKLAVNLVPFPRLHFFMMGFAPLTSRGSQQYRGLSVAELTQQMFDAKNMMQAADPRHGRYLTASALFRGRMSTKEVDEQMLNVQNKNSSYFIEWIPNNIKSSICDIPPKGLKMSVTFIGNNTCIQEMFRRVGEQFTGMFRRKAFLHWYTGEGMDEMEFTEAESNMNDLVSEYQQYQDATVEEEGEYDEEEEAY
- a CDS encoding putative protein kinase, which translates into the protein MRDAAATERERLPTPADGDVDSLYEDGTEAETAKQRSTVSTTTLFLALPWLGCTLFLVAVLLYVNVHTFSIWSRLVSMPGGVVADVSVQHRDMARYTVLFVSLALLAVHLAISFCLFRRAYHVLWDVQMSLVELSFMVDVIRTHQHSTFFFVDCVERAQRVRESMRYWVKEFSGFKEICAAEMAVNQVTLRLMTRPRESAQRLESPGDTQLPCTGSGTSSPVQLARGGRLPPDTTAAAFRLPQDAAWSPHVQSVRTDSAHADPGPGRQLAGHHSGSRRSLSFTTEIGIAQVPFEVTLKRRHVALLLLSFLTYRELVRAEAEEARQISRDFIAAVNMCAQRYKGCIVELYSDRAILSWNAFFESAGNYAQTCAQCGECFHDRFVRRFSPESGAYFSTAGYTGHIVCGTTTEKSLLLHGQHVSMLRGLPTLLEMRYCAYVWLGTPPPACTSSPLSWTRIGAVQAGADFSVDLHAMRRTSAEPLPAAMVWHMPQWTTFGDERAVRAEVLTNDGAARLQQDGDTAPVTPASTAASAAATGVATAFPSSPFLSSPLCLRGVGTPYETFYDRSHNRYQLSNTVLGESKSCVVRLAISETGNFVAVKEIKIERGDVKPIRRRRYQRENRIIVTRGEKPQWMNEVEIMERHRHTCIVAYISFVEAEDKLRIVMEYVGGGNLLKFASSSRGAEGEGPPMAVLLRNVVEGLKFLHQKGIVHGDIKPQNVLVPDSGPCKIADFGISRRATTAVTSAIEGTPFYMSPEATRGEVTAACDIWSFGIMMAQVLTGRLPYDASVRDYYLVSQFMCNKDVKRELHTPLKKPALDVFLACTEYDPGKRKTAKDLLKMPYFTAHAASSTEDA